A portion of the Streptomyces erythrochromogenes genome contains these proteins:
- a CDS encoding FadR/GntR family transcriptional regulator yields MTTEGAESGPGQGLHSHVLDTIGLAIAAGEYPPGSVLRTDEIAERFDASRTVVREVVRVLESMHLVESRRRVGVTVRPTATWNVYDPRVIRWRLAGPDRPRQLRSLTVLRSAIEPVAAGLAATLATPQHCADLTAAALGMVRTSRGHQLEGYLQHDIAFHRVVLNASGNEMFARLGDVVAEVLTGRTEHEVMFHDPDPAAVTLHVQVAEAVREGDAARAEALTRRIAEGALEELDVLLTP; encoded by the coding sequence ATGACCACCGAAGGCGCCGAAAGCGGTCCCGGCCAGGGCCTCCACTCCCACGTGCTGGACACGATCGGCCTCGCCATCGCCGCGGGGGAGTATCCCCCGGGCAGCGTCCTGCGCACCGACGAGATCGCCGAACGCTTCGACGCCTCCCGCACGGTGGTGCGCGAGGTCGTCCGCGTGCTGGAGTCGATGCACCTGGTCGAGTCCCGCCGCCGCGTCGGCGTCACGGTGCGCCCGACCGCCACGTGGAACGTCTACGACCCGCGGGTGATCCGCTGGCGGCTGGCCGGCCCCGACCGGCCCCGGCAGCTGCGCTCCCTCACCGTGCTGCGCTCCGCCATCGAGCCGGTGGCGGCCGGCCTGGCCGCGACCCTGGCCACGCCGCAGCACTGCGCCGACCTCACCGCGGCGGCCCTCGGCATGGTCCGCACCTCGCGCGGCCACCAGCTCGAGGGCTATCTGCAGCACGACATCGCGTTCCACCGCGTGGTGCTGAACGCCTCGGGGAACGAGATGTTCGCCCGGCTCGGGGACGTCGTCGCCGAGGTCCTGACAGGGCGCACCGAACACGAGGTGATGTTCCACGACCCCGACCCCGCCGCCGTCACCCTGCACGTCCAGGTGGCCGAGGCGGTGCGCGAGGGCGACGCCGCCCGCGCCGAGGCGCTGACCCGGCGGATCGCCGAGGGCGCACTGGAGGAACTGGACGTCCTGCTCACCCCCTGA
- a CDS encoding GntT/GntP/DsdX family permease, translating to MTSLSVPALAAAAGTVPITSAGNTRLGIAVLAAIALIVLLITRLKLHAFLALTLGSLALGVFAGAPPAKTIASFTAGLGATVAGVGVLIALGAILGKLLADSGGADEIVDTILARAKGRAMPWAMVLIASVIGLPLFFEVGIVLLIPVVLLVAKRGNYSLMRIGIPALAGLSVMHGLIPPHPGPLVAIDALHANLGVTLALGVVVAIPTVIIAGPLFSRYAARWVDIPAPEEMVARARPSAEPGHRPRFGATVFTVLLPVALMLVKALVDIVVDDPANPVQRVADVAGSPLNALLAAVLVGMFTLGRAAGFTRARISVTVEKSLAPIAGILLIVGAGGGFKQTLIDVGVGRMILDLSQNWAVPTLLLAWLIAVAIRLATGSATVATISAAGLVAPLAADMSTTGTALLVLAIGSGSLFFSHVNDAGFWLVKEYFGMTVGQTVKTWSVMETVISVVGLGCVLLLSLVL from the coding sequence GTGACCAGTCTCAGCGTCCCGGCACTGGCGGCCGCCGCCGGCACCGTGCCGATCACCTCCGCCGGCAACACCCGGCTCGGGATCGCCGTCCTCGCCGCCATCGCCCTCATCGTCCTGCTCATCACCCGCCTCAAACTGCACGCCTTCCTGGCGCTCACGCTCGGCTCGCTGGCCCTCGGGGTCTTCGCGGGCGCGCCCCCGGCCAAGACCATCGCCAGCTTCACCGCCGGACTCGGTGCCACGGTCGCGGGAGTCGGCGTACTGATCGCGCTCGGCGCGATCCTCGGCAAGCTGCTCGCGGACTCGGGCGGCGCGGACGAGATCGTCGACACCATCCTGGCCCGCGCCAAGGGCCGGGCCATGCCGTGGGCGATGGTGCTCATCGCGTCGGTGATCGGGCTGCCGCTCTTCTTCGAGGTCGGCATCGTGCTGCTGATCCCGGTGGTGCTGCTCGTGGCCAAGCGGGGGAACTACTCCCTGATGCGGATCGGCATCCCGGCGCTGGCCGGCCTGTCCGTGATGCACGGCCTGATACCGCCGCACCCCGGACCCCTCGTCGCCATCGACGCGCTCCACGCGAACCTGGGCGTCACCCTCGCGCTCGGAGTGGTCGTCGCCATCCCGACCGTGATCATCGCCGGGCCGCTGTTCTCCCGGTACGCGGCGCGGTGGGTGGACATCCCGGCGCCGGAGGAGATGGTCGCCCGGGCCCGCCCCTCGGCCGAGCCGGGGCACCGACCGCGGTTCGGGGCGACGGTGTTCACCGTGCTGCTGCCCGTGGCCCTGATGCTGGTCAAGGCCCTGGTCGACATCGTGGTCGACGATCCCGCGAACCCCGTGCAGCGCGTGGCCGACGTCGCCGGCTCCCCGCTGAACGCACTGCTCGCGGCCGTGCTGGTGGGCATGTTCACCCTCGGCCGGGCGGCCGGCTTCACCCGGGCCCGGATCTCGGTGACGGTGGAGAAGTCGCTCGCCCCGATCGCCGGAATCCTGCTGATCGTCGGCGCCGGCGGCGGCTTCAAGCAGACCCTCATCGACGTGGGCGTGGGCCGGATGATCCTGGACCTGTCGCAGAACTGGGCCGTCCCGACCCTGCTGCTGGCCTGGCTGATCGCCGTGGCCATCCGGCTGGCCACGGGCTCGGCGACCGTGGCCACCATCTCGGCGGCCGGTCTGGTGGCCCCGCTCGCGGCGGACATGTCCACCACCGGGACCGCACTGCTGGTCCTCGCCATCGGCTCCGGCTCGCTCTTCTTCAGCCACGTCAACGACGCCGGTTTCTGGCTGGTCAAGGAGTACTTCGGGATGACCGTCGGGCAGACCGTGAAGACCTGGTCGGTGATGGAGACGGTGATCTCGGTGGTAGGCCTGGGCTGCGTCCTGCTGCTGTCACTCGTGCTGTAG
- a CDS encoding gluconokinase, whose protein sequence is MSTQRVIVVMGVAGTGKTTVGRLLAQRLGLPYAEGDAFHPAANVAKMAAGHPLDDVDRWPWLDAVGEWIRNRAGMSGGVIAASSLKRVYRDRLRAAAPRAVFVHLTGERALIEERMAARKGHFMPTTLLESQFATLEPLQDDELGVAVDVAGSPEDVTERALAALGRLDTPES, encoded by the coding sequence GTGAGCACCCAGCGCGTCATTGTGGTGATGGGCGTGGCCGGCACGGGCAAGACGACCGTGGGCCGGCTGCTCGCGCAACGTCTCGGCCTTCCCTACGCGGAGGGCGACGCCTTCCACCCGGCGGCCAACGTCGCCAAGATGGCGGCCGGCCACCCGCTGGACGACGTGGACCGGTGGCCCTGGCTGGACGCCGTGGGCGAGTGGATCCGCAACCGCGCCGGGATGAGCGGCGGTGTGATCGCCGCGTCCTCGCTCAAGCGCGTCTACCGCGACCGGCTGCGCGCAGCGGCCCCCCGGGCCGTCTTCGTGCATCTCACCGGTGAACGGGCGCTGATCGAGGAGCGGATGGCGGCGCGCAAGGGCCACTTCATGCCCACCACCCTGCTGGAGTCGCAGTTCGCCACGCTGGAGCCGCTCCAGGACGACGAGCTCGGCGTCGCGGTCGACGTGGCCGGGTCTCCGGAAGACGTCACCGAGCGGGCCCTGGCCGCGCTGGGCCGGCTCGACACACCCGAGAGCTGA